In Bacillus weihaiensis, the genomic stretch TCACTTGGTTCACCATCTCTCCCTGCACGCCCAGCCTCTTGATAATACGCTTCAATATTTTTAGGTAGATTGTAATGAATAACAAACCGTATATTAGACTTATTAATTCCCATTCCAAAAGCGTTTGTGGCTACCATAATTGAAAATTCATCATAGAGAAACTTTTCTTGTTGATCGGCTCTTTCCTCTTCTTTTAAACCAGCATGATACTTACCAGCTGAAATACCCGTTTTATTTAAAAATTGACATAATTCATCTACTTCTTTTCTTGTTGAAGCATAAATAATTCCAGACTGATCTGAATTTGTTTTGACATATCGTTTAATAAAATCTCGTTTATTTTCACCTTTTACTACGTTAAAAGTAAGGTTATCTCGACTAAATCCAGTAACAAACGTATTTTCTTCATTTATAGACAAAAGTGTGCAAATATCGGTGGTAACTTCCTTTGTGGCTGTAGCAGTTAATGCTACCACAATTGGGGGTTCGGGTAAGTCATGGATGAATGTGTTAATAGATCTGTAGCTTGGTCTAAAATCATGACCCCATTGTGAAATACAGTGTGCTTCATCAATTGCTATCATTGAAATAGGAAGTGAGTAGAGCATTTCACGAAATGAATAGGCCTCTAATCTTTCAGGAGCAATATAAAGAATCTTATATTCTCCTTCTTCTATACGAATCATCCTCTCTCTTAATTCAGATACTGATAAACTACTATTTATATACGTAGAAGAAATACCTACGTTGTCTAATGCATCCACTTGGTCTTTCATAAGAGAAATTAACGGAGAAATCACGATCGTAAGTCCATCAAGGATCATTGCAGGAACTTGATAACAGATTGACTTACCACCGCCTGTAGGCATAATTGCTAACGTATCGTTTCCAGTTAAAATACTTTCAATGATTTCTGCTTGTCCTTTACGAAAAGAAGAATATCCAAAATATTTCTGGAGAAGTTCTTCAGCCTTATTTAACATATTTTCACCAACTTTTATTCAATATACTATCTAGTAGTATAACATGTAATCGACAAATCGTACTTTTTAAAGAAATGGGTTTTATTTGACTAAAATGAGAAAATATAAATCGCCTTAAAGAAGGCTCACCAATTCACTTTAGCCAAAATATTTATCCTTTAAAGAACTTTACTATTGCTTAATCCACATGACTTTTTAAGCTTAAAACAACAAAAAAGCTATTCCTCCCATTATTAGAAGAAATAGCTTTTTTCATTCTTACTTATGAATCCAAACAGCCCCTGCAGAATTATCTTTCGCTTCTCCAATGACTTCAATTTTTAATCCAAGCTCAGGAATATTTCTTCCCGCATCTGGAATCTCACTATTAATATATGATACTGAGTCATCAAATTTTCGATTTCCCTTTGATTTTAGGAAATCATATAATCCCCTAGTAGGTGAATCTACTGTAAAACCTGGTGTTTTATCGTATGAGAATGCAGCATCAGCAATTTGGTAGCGAGTGCTTTGATTTACTGTTTGCTTTCCGTTAAGAGTTCCAATTACAGCTTCTGGATGTGAATCAACTACACCAAGGAAGCCATCTCCTGGATGAACTCCTACCCAGTTATCTGTATAGCTTTCATCCGCATACCAAACAACTAATCCTGTATTATAAACTGCTCCACGAGAATAAGCTAAGGCTTTATCAGATCCCGCGTAGTTTCTCCATTCTAAGTAATAATGATTTTTCGCTTTAGAGTATCCATTAGAAACGACAAATCCATCTAATGTAACTTTCGCATTTCCTTCCGCATCATCAGAGAAAATCACTTTATCATCTGCAGTTACTGATAAGTTGTCAATTGCAAATCCATTAGGTGCAAGACCTCCATCAGTCACATATTCAAATGATAGCTTTACTTTTTCCCCAGCGAATTGACTTAAATCATACGTAAGATCATTCCATTTACCAAGTGTTGTTTCATAACCGCCTTGAGTATTTTCATCACCAATCACATCAATTTGGACTGGCTCTTGACCGTCTACAATGGCATTAATGTACACATAGTCATAATCAGTTTCAACTTCATAAAAAGCTTTCGCATTAAATGTAGCTTTAGATGCATTTGTTAAATCAAATACAGGTGTTTCTAATACAGTGTGAAGGTCGTCACCCTTTGTACTGTAGTAATATGTTTTACCGAATTCAGGTAAAATACCTTCAACTTCTTTTTCAGGTAAGTTGATCTTTATAATTCCAGGGTTCTTTGATTTTGTTACACTTTGGTCAAGATAGGAAGCCGTACCTAACTTAGTAATATCTTCATAATCAACTTCTAAGATATTTGCCCAGTTTCCTCCCATCATTGCTTGGAAAAACTCTTTGTTTTGTGGAGAAAAACTTGTAGGCTCTGTTCCAGCCACTTTTCCGTTCCAGCTACCACCACTCATAATTGACCAAGAAGCAACTGGTTCACCTTGTCCAGTATACTGAGTATCATACTCATCTGGTAATCCTAAATCATGTCCAAATTCATGAGCAAACACACCAACTGCTCCATCCTCTGGTTGAATTGTATAATCAAAAGCAGCGATATTTCCACCCCAATAATCAACGTCCGCTTGCGTTCCTTGGACAGGGTATACGCCATCTAGTGTCCAACGGTGTGACCAGATCGCATCATCACCAAGAGCACCACCACCAGCTTCTTGACCAGTACCTGCATGAATAATCATAAGATGATCTACTAATCCATCTGGTTCGTTTTGGTTTCCATCACCATCTAAATCATATAAATCAAAGTCATCGTATTCTGATAAGTCCATTCCTGATGCTACTGCTGCATTTAATGAATCTTTAACAAGATCACGTGGTCCTTTTGGTGATAGGTTATCATGCCCGCCAGCCGGATTATCATCACCATACTCTTTTGCAGTTCCCGGAACCGTTAACCATTGAGAAACAGTACCATCGACAGTATAGCTACCGCCAGATTGCTCTTCATAGTACTGCTTAAATGTCTTAACTTTTTCTCCATTAAAAAGTTTAAATTCTTTATCTCCAAACATTAAGTCTTCATAATGCTTTTGATTAAAGTCATTTGAGTACATGTACCCTTCTTCTTGGATGACATTATTATGTTTAAAGTCCTCAAATTCAACCAATAAAACTAAGACCTTATCTGTTCGGACACTACCATTATATTTCGTATCCTTTGCTTTTTGCACATTAACATAACCATCTTTTTTACTGTTTTTGAATAGCTTATTATGCTTTTCTAATTGTTTAGACAATTTATCTTTTTGCTTTTTTAGAAATTCTCTTGATTTTTCATCTATCAATTCCTCAGAATCACTATGGTCATGGGAATCATGACCTTCTTTATTTCCGTCTTTTTTCTCAACATACTCTTTCACAGCTGCTTTCAGTTGCTCTGCACTAGCATTTTTAGAAACAACACCT encodes the following:
- a CDS encoding immune inhibitor A domain-containing protein; this translates as MAKKKRLKKAIQVTASTVVAGGLLFSTYLPGTQSVQAATTTIEESAPIDWNTVPEERLAESLIDKGVVSKNASAEQLKAAVKEYVEKKDGNKEGHDSHDHSDSEELIDEKSREFLKKQKDKLSKQLEKHNKLFKNSKKDGYVNVQKAKDTKYNGSVRTDKVLVLLVEFEDFKHNNVIQEEGYMYSNDFNQKHYEDLMFGDKEFKLFNGEKVKTFKQYYEEQSGGSYTVDGTVSQWLTVPGTAKEYGDDNPAGGHDNLSPKGPRDLVKDSLNAAVASGMDLSEYDDFDLYDLDGDGNQNEPDGLVDHLMIIHAGTGQEAGGGALGDDAIWSHRWTLDGVYPVQGTQADVDYWGGNIAAFDYTIQPEDGAVGVFAHEFGHDLGLPDEYDTQYTGQGEPVASWSIMSGGSWNGKVAGTEPTSFSPQNKEFFQAMMGGNWANILEVDYEDITKLGTASYLDQSVTKSKNPGIIKINLPEKEVEGILPEFGKTYYYSTKGDDLHTVLETPVFDLTNASKATFNAKAFYEVETDYDYVYINAIVDGQEPVQIDVIGDENTQGGYETTLGKWNDLTYDLSQFAGEKVKLSFEYVTDGGLAPNGFAIDNLSVTADDKVIFSDDAEGNAKVTLDGFVVSNGYSKAKNHYYLEWRNYAGSDKALAYSRGAVYNTGLVVWYADESYTDNWVGVHPGDGFLGVVDSHPEAVIGTLNGKQTVNQSTRYQIADAAFSYDKTPGFTVDSPTRGLYDFLKSKGNRKFDDSVSYINSEIPDAGRNIPELGLKIEVIGEAKDNSAGAVWIHK